In Lacrimispora indolis DSM 755, a genomic segment contains:
- a CDS encoding CobW family GTP-binding protein produces the protein MTDIYIISGFLGAGKTTLIKTMVRSVFRDKEVVVIENDFGEAGIDAGLLRECNLTVTSLSAGCICCSLTGDFEKAVERILKDYAPDAIIVEPSGVGKLSDIAKICLKQEDEGRLHLKRTITVADIRSFDKYQKNYGEFFEDQIAYADLILLSHQEECPDKITYIENKIRQINPEARIEAGFWDSISPAVFRQGPRGSKIFKLELEAAVSMKPVKIRGSLRKNNDQKMGFLSRHFARDVFSAVTLEWKEPLSEDQLRKRVLHVVEHADGVILRGKGIVANGSHGLIFHFVPGSLNIEPANAAGNQVCFIGTGLDDRQIRTLFSEGK, from the coding sequence ATGACTGATATTTATATTATATCCGGATTTTTGGGTGCGGGTAAAACGACATTAATTAAGACAATGGTCCGGTCCGTATTCAGGGATAAGGAAGTCGTTGTGATTGAAAATGATTTTGGGGAGGCCGGGATTGACGCCGGGCTCCTTAGAGAGTGTAATTTGACGGTTACCAGCCTGAGTGCAGGTTGTATCTGCTGCAGCTTAACCGGTGACTTTGAAAAGGCAGTAGAGAGAATTTTGAAGGATTACGCGCCGGATGCCATTATAGTGGAGCCGTCCGGTGTAGGAAAGCTCTCTGATATTGCTAAAATCTGTTTAAAGCAGGAGGATGAAGGCAGGCTTCACTTAAAAAGGACTATTACAGTGGCGGATATCCGTTCCTTTGATAAATACCAGAAAAACTATGGTGAGTTTTTTGAAGACCAGATCGCCTATGCAGATTTGATCCTGTTAAGCCATCAAGAGGAATGTCCCGATAAAATCACATACATAGAAAATAAAATCCGGCAGATCAATCCGGAAGCCAGAATCGAGGCAGGCTTCTGGGATTCCATTTCCCCTGCTGTTTTCCGGCAAGGTCCGCGGGGCAGCAAAATTTTTAAGCTGGAGCTGGAGGCTGCTGTGTCTATGAAACCTGTGAAGATCAGAGGAAGCCTGCGTAAGAACAATGACCAGAAAATGGGATTTTTAAGCCGCCACTTTGCCAGAGATGTTTTCTCCGCCGTCACGCTGGAGTGGAAGGAACCCCTTTCAGAAGATCAGCTGAGGAAGAGAGTGCTTCATGTTGTGGAACATGCGGATGGAGTAATCCTGCGGGGAAAAGGAATTGTGGCAAACGGTTCTCATGGTCTTATTTTCCACTTTGTGCCGGGGAGTCTGAACATTGAACCTGCAAATGCAGCAGGAAACCAGGTCTGCTTCATCGGTACCGGTCTTGATGATCGGCAGATACGGACATTATTCAGTGAGGGGAAATAG
- a CDS encoding TIGR03943 family putative permease subunit encodes MTLKGKGLNLQVLAECVCYLIFGCLLFHLTYSGGYLSYVTPRMKPYLYGLSLLMFLWAVAEGRNLLAPQYKARLSRLFVLIIPILVLSIRPPAPGGSSMARNYNSSGISMSSGNRGGQITGGTGQQTPSPDSTGPQEPPGNGENDPSQSDWEGAETDAYQETDEYSKDDASQTYGEEGPNVLNGLDEKGKTITIADEDYYGWLQELSSSTEKYEGYTIAMKGFIYRDPEIEKECDFALVRLSMWCCAADLTPMGFLVDYDGKLEYKDDDWVVVKGTIDLTPDGSSIIMKAQSIEPAEKPQEEYVYPYF; translated from the coding sequence ATGACGTTAAAAGGAAAAGGACTCAACCTTCAGGTGCTGGCGGAATGCGTCTGTTACCTGATTTTCGGATGTCTGCTATTTCATCTGACTTATTCAGGCGGGTATTTAAGCTATGTGACGCCAAGGATGAAACCTTATCTTTATGGGCTGTCCCTCCTGATGTTTCTCTGGGCAGTGGCGGAAGGACGAAACTTACTGGCACCCCAGTACAAGGCAAGGCTGTCCCGTCTGTTTGTTTTAATTATTCCGATCCTGGTGCTTTCTATCAGGCCGCCGGCCCCCGGAGGGAGCAGCATGGCCAGAAATTACAATAGCTCCGGTATTTCCATGTCATCCGGAAACAGAGGCGGCCAGATAACAGGCGGTACAGGACAGCAGACACCTTCGCCAGACAGCACAGGGCCACAGGAACCGCCGGGGAACGGAGAAAATGATCCGTCGCAGTCTGACTGGGAAGGTGCGGAAACCGACGCATACCAAGAGACGGATGAGTATTCAAAGGATGATGCTTCACAGACATATGGAGAAGAAGGTCCCAATGTTTTAAACGGTCTGGATGAAAAAGGGAAAACCATAACCATAGCAGATGAGGATTATTATGGGTGGCTGCAGGAATTAAGTTCCTCCACTGAAAAATATGAAGGTTATACGATTGCTATGAAAGGTTTTATTTACCGGGATCCAGAGATTGAAAAGGAATGTGACTTTGCGCTGGTTCGCCTTTCCATGTGGTGCTGCGCAGCAGACTTAACTCCCATGGGCTTTTTGGTCGATTACGATGGAAAGCTGGAATATAAGGATGATGACTGGGTGGTGGTAAAAGGTACGATTGATTTAACCCCAGATGGCTCTTCCATTATCATGAAGGCCCAAAGCATTGAGCCGGCCGAAAAGCCGCAAGAAGAATATGTTTATCCATACTTTTAA
- a CDS encoding metal ABC transporter ATP-binding protein — protein sequence MDAIAVKELDFSYGSTQVLNRISFTVAAGKFAVLLGQNGAGKSTLLKLMLGELTLNGADGSIQLLGRDIRQFKNWQEISYVPQSGMASFQNFPASVEEIVQANLYARIGRFRFAGKKEKELVRQALIQVGMENLSKRLISRLSGGQQQRILLARALVNSPQLLLMDEPTSGMDEKSTEDFYRLLKDINREQGVTVLMVTHDRKRLEPFADDIWILEDGTMNLIKTGQEENGNGDI from the coding sequence ATGGATGCCATTGCAGTTAAGGAACTGGACTTCTCCTATGGAAGCACCCAGGTACTGAATCGTATTAGTTTTACCGTTGCCGCGGGTAAGTTTGCCGTCCTGCTGGGACAAAATGGAGCAGGAAAAAGCACGCTGCTTAAGCTCATGCTGGGTGAACTTACTCTTAACGGGGCAGACGGGAGTATACAGCTTTTGGGGCGGGATATCCGGCAGTTTAAAAACTGGCAGGAGATCAGCTATGTCCCACAGAGCGGCATGGCATCCTTTCAAAACTTTCCGGCCTCAGTAGAGGAGATTGTTCAGGCAAATTTATACGCCCGGATCGGGCGGTTCCGGTTTGCCGGAAAAAAAGAAAAAGAGCTGGTCAGGCAGGCGCTGATCCAGGTTGGAATGGAAAACCTTTCTAAACGGCTGATCAGCCGGCTGTCCGGAGGGCAGCAGCAGAGGATCCTGTTAGCAAGGGCCCTGGTAAACAGTCCGCAGCTTTTACTCATGGATGAACCAACCTCCGGTATGGACGAGAAAAGTACGGAAGATTTTTACCGGCTCTTAAAAGATATCAACCGTGAACAGGGCGTAACGGTGCTGATGGTCACTCATGACCGGAAACGTCTGGAGCCATTTGCTGACGATATCTGGATTTTGGAGGACGGAACCATGAATCTGATTAAGACGGGTCAGGAGGAGAATGGCAATGGAGATATTTAA
- a CDS encoding ATP-binding protein, with translation MALSNSQYDAIMRAYGQQQFKNRHEQEERIAEVYRKIPVIKELDDFISTSAVTSARRLLDGDKGALKALRNEIADLREQKSVLLKAAGFPADYMEMRYRCQDCQDTGYADGVKCHCFRQFEMKYLYAQSNIEQIIAVENFNTFSYAYFDDTRVVPVLNRTVRQYMGQVVETCKSFVKGFAADHGNLLFTGPTGVGKTFLTNCIAKELIDRYYSVIYLSANDLFEVFSKNRFDYQDEEDMKGMYQYILDCDLLIIDDLGTELNNSFTSSELFYCINERLNSSKSTIISTNHPINELRDRYTERVTSRLISRYTVIPLYGDDIRIRKKEKRIE, from the coding sequence ATGGCGCTGAGCAATTCACAGTACGATGCCATCATGCGGGCATATGGACAGCAGCAGTTTAAGAACCGGCATGAGCAGGAAGAGAGGATTGCGGAAGTATATCGTAAAATTCCGGTTATTAAGGAGCTTGATGATTTCATCAGCACCAGTGCGGTGACCAGTGCCCGCAGGCTTCTTGACGGTGACAAGGGGGCTCTTAAGGCCCTTAGAAATGAAATCGCAGACTTGAGAGAGCAGAAAAGCGTGCTTTTAAAGGCAGCCGGTTTTCCTGCAGATTACATGGAGATGCGGTACCGCTGTCAGGATTGTCAGGATACCGGGTATGCAGACGGGGTAAAATGCCACTGCTTCCGCCAGTTTGAAATGAAATATCTTTACGCCCAGTCGAACATTGAACAGATCATTGCGGTAGAAAATTTCAACACATTTTCTTATGCATATTTTGATGATACAAGAGTGGTTCCGGTCCTTAACCGGACCGTCAGACAGTATATGGGACAGGTTGTGGAGACCTGTAAAAGCTTTGTAAAGGGATTTGCCGCAGACCATGGGAACCTGCTGTTTACAGGCCCTACGGGGGTCGGTAAGACGTTCCTGACCAACTGTATTGCAAAGGAACTGATCGACCGGTATTATTCCGTAATATACTTATCTGCCAATGACTTATTTGAGGTGTTTTCCAAGAACCGGTTTGATTACCAGGATGAAGAGGACATGAAGGGGATGTACCAGTATATACTGGATTGTGATCTTCTGATCATTGATGATTTGGGAACGGAGCTTAATAACAGCTTTACATCTTCAGAATTGTTTTATTGCATCAATGAACGGCTTAATTCTTCAAAATCAACCATTATTTCCACCAATCATCCCATCAATGAGCTGAGGGACCGGTATACGGAGCGTGTAACTTCCCGGCTGATCAGCCGTTATACGGTGATTCCTCTTTATGGAGATGACATTCGCATCAGAAAAAAAGAAAAACGTATTGAGTAA
- a CDS encoding metal ABC transporter permease, with product MEIFNYAFMQRAFIVGILLAAVIPCIGIVIVFKRMSMIGDALSHTSLAGVAAGLIFGMNPIAAAAAACVIASLGIEWIRRKLPRFSEMSIAIMMSAGIGLAGVLSGFVKNAANFNSFLFGSIVAISDTELYLVVAVSVVVLLMFLLMYKELFYVSLDEQSARLAGVPVRTVNFIFTILIAVTVSVAARTVGALIVSSMMVVPVACAMQFGKSYRQTLFYAVALNVIFMIIGLFAAYYLGLKPGGTIVLVGVIFLILVFAGKRLFKRKG from the coding sequence ATGGAGATATTTAATTATGCATTCATGCAGCGGGCCTTTATTGTCGGGATCCTGCTGGCCGCGGTCATTCCCTGTATCGGGATTGTGATTGTATTCAAACGTATGTCCATGATTGGAGATGCCTTATCCCATACTTCCCTTGCCGGAGTGGCGGCAGGACTGATCTTTGGAATGAATCCCATAGCAGCCGCAGCGGCCGCCTGTGTGATCGCCTCTCTTGGAATTGAGTGGATCCGCAGGAAGCTGCCCAGATTTTCGGAGATGTCGATTGCCATCATGATGTCCGCGGGAATCGGCCTGGCAGGTGTTTTGTCAGGATTTGTGAAGAATGCGGCCAACTTCAACAGCTTTTTATTCGGCAGTATTGTGGCAATCAGTGATACGGAACTGTACCTTGTGGTGGCGGTCAGCGTTGTGGTGCTGCTTATGTTTCTGCTGATGTACAAAGAATTATTTTACGTGTCCTTAGATGAGCAGAGTGCCAGGCTGGCAGGGGTGCCGGTCCGGACCGTGAACTTTATATTTACAATTTTAATTGCAGTGACGGTTTCCGTTGCCGCCAGGACGGTGGGAGCGTTGATCGTATCCTCCATGATGGTGGTGCCTGTGGCTTGCGCCATGCAGTTCGGGAAAAGTTACCGCCAGACACTTTTCTATGCAGTAGCCTTAAATGTCATATTTATGATAATCGGACTGTTTGCGGCTTATTACCTGGGATTAAAGCCGGGAGGCACCATTGTGCTGGTAGGTGTGATATTTTTAATACTGGTGTTTGCAGGAAAAAGGCTTTTTAAGCGGAAGGGATAA
- a CDS encoding permease, whose translation MRTPAWVITGLLDSGKTTLINNLIEKELDELDILVLQFESGEKPLKENTQVKKLVFSKRQLEQSPFSVADTVIKDLDERSPDLILIEWNGMEHFHKLEEMFLQFSAKTAVSIEKVIYVADDTGLKTKIPDAGVIAFSQIAGSDCAFVRTKGHEYLTDDMGILYNCNPDIRIYTDRKWDRFIKRIFSFRMQPGSWLLAVSTAVLVYMVALSLLNGLGFPVGRYVSIFLGVFLQAIPFLAIGVLLSSFIQVYLQPDWIQRKFPRRILAGQLFAVIAGFCLPVCDCASIPVFKSLVKKGVPMPAAVTFMLVSPVINPVVILSTWYAFNGNYRMIAARCGLGILCAVLCGLTYLIAPPRDYLLENAIPVLANCGDYTLPAKEDTRLSRFFLMIRHAQNEFFSVGKFLLTGIFVSTLFQDMIPSAVSAGGGMAAWKALLVMMGMAFVLSLCSSSDAVVARSMAGSLPVGAIVGFLVFGPMMDIKNAAMLLSGFKSGFVVRLFVTAFLVCFLVIALFMFWGSGGIRI comes from the coding sequence ATGAGGACACCTGCATGGGTCATAACCGGTCTGCTGGATTCGGGAAAAACCACACTCATCAACAATCTGATTGAAAAGGAACTGGATGAGCTGGATATTCTGGTCCTTCAGTTTGAGTCAGGGGAAAAGCCTCTGAAAGAAAATACACAGGTGAAAAAGCTGGTGTTTTCCAAACGCCAGCTGGAACAAAGCCCTTTCAGCGTTGCTGATACAGTAATTAAGGATTTGGATGAGCGCAGCCCGGATTTAATTCTCATTGAGTGGAACGGGATGGAACACTTCCATAAGCTGGAGGAAATGTTTCTCCAGTTTTCTGCTAAAACAGCTGTAAGCATTGAAAAGGTCATCTATGTTGCAGACGACACCGGATTGAAAACAAAAATTCCGGATGCCGGTGTAATCGCATTTTCACAGATTGCGGGAAGCGACTGCGCCTTTGTCAGAACAAAAGGGCATGAGTATCTTACAGATGATATGGGGATTCTTTACAACTGTAATCCGGATATCCGGATCTATACTGACCGGAAATGGGATCGGTTTATTAAAAGAATATTCAGTTTCAGAATGCAGCCAGGGTCCTGGCTTCTGGCAGTTTCAACTGCAGTTCTGGTTTATATGGTGGCATTATCACTGCTGAATGGCCTTGGATTTCCGGTGGGGCGGTATGTCAGCATATTTCTTGGTGTCTTTTTGCAGGCTATCCCGTTTCTGGCGATTGGGGTTTTGCTGTCCTCTTTCATTCAGGTCTATCTCCAGCCGGACTGGATTCAGAGGAAATTCCCCAGGAGAATTCTGGCAGGCCAGCTGTTTGCAGTGATAGCGGGGTTCTGCCTGCCGGTCTGTGACTGCGCATCCATACCGGTTTTTAAAAGTCTGGTGAAAAAAGGAGTTCCAATGCCTGCCGCGGTGACGTTTATGCTGGTATCCCCTGTGATCAATCCGGTGGTGATTCTCTCCACCTGGTATGCTTTTAACGGAAATTACCGGATGATTGCCGCCAGGTGCGGTCTGGGAATTCTGTGTGCGGTGCTCTGCGGGCTGACTTATTTAATAGCGCCTCCCAGGGATTATCTGCTTGAAAATGCCATACCCGTTTTAGCAAACTGCGGGGACTATACCCTTCCTGCCAAAGAAGATACCCGCCTGTCCCGTTTCTTTCTGATGATCCGGCATGCGCAGAATGAATTTTTTTCCGTAGGAAAATTCCTTCTCACAGGAATTTTTGTATCCACGCTGTTCCAGGATATGATTCCTTCCGCCGTATCGGCCGGAGGTGGGATGGCTGCATGGAAAGCGCTTCTGGTGATGATGGGAATGGCCTTTGTGCTTTCGCTTTGCTCCTCATCCGATGCAGTGGTGGCCAGAAGCATGGCGGGAAGCCTTCCGGTGGGGGCAATCGTTGGATTTCTGGTATTTGGGCCGATGATGGATATTAAAAATGCCGCTATGCTGCTTTCAGGCTTTAAGTCCGGTTTTGTGGTCCGGCTGTTTGTGACCGCATTTCTGGTTTGTTTCCTGGTAATTGCGCTGTTTATGTTCTGGGGGAGCGGAGGGATCCGGATATGA
- a CDS encoding CobW family GTP-binding protein produces MKKIPVTLLAGYLGAGKTTLLNHILNDPMGFKIALIVNDLGAVNVDARLLKNNGIRYKKDQLLELTNGCICCSLREDFIHGIEGLALDGRFDYILVEASGVSSPANIADAFEEEGSEFPARLDSIVTVADTNRIYTEFMDEFKEYAASDHGNGQEEEQDIINLVMEQIEYSNIIILNKCDLLTEMQVEKAAELILSLAPETEIIKTSNGRVDSGIIFNRKLYDYEKMNQASVLSRAWSMGENSDYEPDYGIKAFCYKRRKPFDEQKFDAWIKNHYPKEIIRAKGYLWFAGDEDHGVLFEQAGNSIAITPGARWIVSYPENEREELLEEYPELLEGWDEKDGDRENQVVFIGRNIDIESLNQVLDSFLKNP; encoded by the coding sequence ATGAAAAAAATACCGGTTACTTTATTGGCCGGATACCTGGGGGCAGGGAAAACGACCCTGCTGAATCATATTTTAAATGATCCTATGGGATTTAAAATTGCCCTGATTGTCAATGATTTAGGCGCAGTAAATGTGGATGCCAGGCTGCTTAAGAACAATGGGATCCGGTATAAAAAGGACCAGCTGCTGGAACTGACCAATGGCTGCATCTGCTGCAGCCTCCGGGAAGATTTTATTCACGGAATTGAGGGCCTGGCACTGGACGGCAGATTTGATTATATACTGGTGGAAGCTTCAGGGGTCAGCAGTCCGGCTAATATAGCAGATGCTTTTGAAGAGGAAGGCAGTGAATTTCCGGCCAGGCTGGATTCCATTGTTACCGTGGCAGATACAAACCGGATTTACACGGAATTCATGGATGAGTTTAAGGAGTACGCAGCATCGGATCATGGCAACGGCCAGGAAGAAGAACAGGACATTATTAATCTTGTGATGGAGCAGATTGAATACAGCAACATCATTATTCTTAATAAATGTGACTTACTGACAGAAATGCAGGTGGAGAAGGCTGCAGAGCTGATTCTCAGCCTGGCACCGGAAACCGAGATCATAAAAACATCTAACGGCCGCGTGGATTCCGGCATCATATTTAACCGTAAGCTGTATGACTATGAGAAAATGAATCAGGCGTCTGTTCTCTCCAGGGCATGGTCAATGGGAGAAAACAGTGACTATGAACCGGATTATGGAATAAAAGCTTTCTGCTATAAACGGAGGAAACCATTTGATGAGCAGAAATTCGATGCATGGATAAAGAATCATTACCCCAAAGAGATCATTCGCGCCAAGGGATATCTGTGGTTTGCGGGGGATGAAGACCATGGAGTTTTATTTGAACAGGCCGGTAACAGCATTGCCATCACTCCGGGAGCCAGGTGGATTGTGTCTTATCCGGAAAACGAGAGAGAGGAACTGCTGGAGGAATATCCGGAACTGCTGGAAGGCTGGGATGAGAAGGACGGGGACAGGGAAAATCAGGTTGTTTTTATTGGAAGAAATATAGATATAGAGTCTCTGAACCAGGTACTGGATTCTTTCTTAAAGAATCCTTGA
- a CDS encoding QueT transporter family protein: MHYKNSEKTYFMVFSAVIAAVYTVLTMIFAPVSFGPIQFRISEMLCVLPFFTPAAIPGLFIGCFLSNLLCGAATLDVIFGSLATLIGAIGSYKLRKNRWLVCVPPILANTIIIPWVLRYAYGSEDIIWYAMITVGIGEILAIGVLGNILLSFLNNYKHVIFGRFLSDKE, encoded by the coding sequence ATGCATTACAAAAATTCAGAGAAGACCTATTTTATGGTCTTTTCAGCGGTGATTGCCGCAGTCTACACTGTGCTGACCATGATTTTTGCACCTGTCAGCTTTGGTCCCATCCAGTTCAGGATCTCAGAGATGCTCTGTGTTCTTCCATTTTTTACCCCGGCGGCGATTCCCGGATTGTTTATCGGATGTTTCCTGTCTAATTTATTGTGCGGAGCAGCCACCCTGGATGTGATTTTCGGCAGCCTTGCGACCCTCATCGGAGCGATTGGTTCCTATAAGCTTCGGAAAAACAGGTGGCTGGTATGCGTTCCCCCGATTTTGGCAAATACCATCATCATCCCATGGGTCCTCCGGTATGCCTATGGCTCAGAGGATATCATCTGGTACGCCATGATTACAGTGGGTATAGGGGAAATCCTTGCCATTGGGGTCCTTGGAAACATCCTGCTTAGTTTTTTAAACAATTACAAGCATGTAATATTCGGGCGTTTTCTGTCAGATAAAGAATAA
- a CDS encoding DnaD domain protein has translation MAVNIKSSFKINVTVISNEFIDEYMAAANGEYIKEYLYLLRHEGEEITVSMIADALNHTEADVTRAISYWKNAGVLKEIPSINQAASPAVSETACSGVSPEEPKKPGTTGRRMVYSPEKITSLAGDEDFSQLLYIAQKYMNKVFTQRECEVFAYLYDGLHMPAELLEYVVEYCVQGGHSSIRYIETVAISWHEKGFKTIEDAKSYALTFTKDSFAVMKAFGLNDRKPGDLERDFMDRWFRSYGFTRELVVEACNRTLAATHTPSFQYADKILEGWKKSGARSMEEVRKLDEQYADRVKSGEQKAGKSGEYKQSQTSKGRKGQNQFQNFPQREIDYDALVLKQLTERQ, from the coding sequence ATGGCAGTGAATATTAAGAGCAGTTTCAAGATAAACGTAACGGTAATATCCAATGAGTTCATTGACGAATACATGGCTGCGGCCAATGGAGAATACATAAAGGAATATTTATATTTGCTGCGCCATGAAGGGGAAGAAATCACCGTTTCCATGATAGCAGATGCATTAAACCATACAGAAGCGGATGTGACCCGTGCCATATCTTACTGGAAGAACGCCGGGGTCCTTAAAGAGATTCCTTCTATAAATCAGGCAGCATCTCCCGCGGTATCTGAGACAGCCTGTTCCGGAGTCAGCCCGGAGGAACCAAAAAAGCCCGGGACAACCGGCCGCCGGATGGTCTATTCGCCTGAGAAAATCACCAGTCTTGCCGGAGATGAAGATTTTTCCCAGCTCCTTTATATTGCACAGAAATATATGAATAAGGTGTTCACCCAAAGAGAGTGTGAGGTATTCGCCTACCTTTATGACGGGCTCCACATGCCCGCAGAGCTGTTGGAATATGTGGTGGAGTACTGTGTCCAGGGCGGCCACAGCAGCATCCGTTATATTGAAACAGTGGCAATCAGCTGGCATGAAAAGGGATTTAAGACCATAGAGGATGCCAAGAGCTATGCTCTTACCTTTACAAAGGATTCCTTTGCTGTTATGAAGGCTTTTGGATTAAATGACAGGAAACCGGGAGACTTGGAAAGGGATTTTATGGACAGGTGGTTCCGCTCCTATGGATTTACCAGGGAGCTGGTGGTTGAAGCCTGCAACCGGACCCTGGCAGCCACCCATACGCCCAGCTTCCAGTACGCAGACAAAATACTGGAGGGCTGGAAAAAGTCAGGTGCACGTTCCATGGAAGAGGTCAGAAAACTGGATGAGCAGTATGCGGACCGTGTGAAGAGCGGGGAACAAAAAGCTGGAAAGAGCGGAGAATATAAGCAGTCTCAGACCTCAAAGGGCAGAAAGGGACAGAACCAGTTTCAGAATTTCCCTCAAAGAGAGATTGATTATGATGCCCTTGTATTAAAGCAGCTGACGGAACGGCAGTAG
- the rpmG gene encoding 50S ribosomal protein L33 — MRVKVTLECTECHDRNYTVTKNKQKHPERMEIMKYCPRLKKYTLHKETK, encoded by the coding sequence ATGAGAGTAAAAGTAACATTGGAATGCACGGAGTGCCATGACAGGAATTATACGGTCACCAAAAACAAACAAAAACATCCGGAGCGAATGGAGATCATGAAATATTGTCCAAGGCTTAAAAAATATACGCTTCATAAAGAAACAAAATAG
- the murC gene encoding UDP-N-acetylmuramate--L-alanine ligase — translation MYQIDFHKPEAIHFIGIGGISMSGLAEILIDEGFTVTGSDSQESELTRHLETKGAVIAYGQRAENIKEGIDVVVYTAAVHPDNPEFAEAKEKGLPILSRAELLGQMMKNYENSIAVSGTHGKTTTTSMITEILLAAEADPTISVGGILNSIGGNIRVGGPRLFVTEACEYTNSFLSFFPTMEVILNIEADHLDFFKDIKDIRHSFRLFAEKLPQNGTLVINNDIESREEITEGLPCNVITFGKRPGSRYQAEAIRFDELARATFDLKVDGNVVDTVTLGVPGEHNVYNSLAAAAVCTELGIDLELIKKGLKRFTGTNRRFEKKGELSGITIIDDYAHHPQEIKATLETAKHYPHKKLWVAFQPHTYTRTKAFLEEFAEALSLADEVILADIYAAREADNLGISSGDIAERIEKRGVKAHYFSSFDEIETFILENCIHGDLLITMGAGDIVKVGEKLLGL, via the coding sequence ATGTATCAAATTGATTTTCATAAACCAGAGGCAATTCATTTTATTGGAATAGGCGGAATCAGCATGAGCGGTCTGGCAGAAATTCTCATTGACGAAGGATTTACCGTAACAGGATCAGATTCCCAGGAGTCGGAGCTGACACGCCATTTAGAGACAAAGGGTGCGGTCATCGCATATGGCCAGAGGGCGGAGAATATTAAAGAAGGAATTGACGTGGTTGTGTATACGGCAGCTGTCCATCCGGATAATCCGGAATTTGCTGAGGCCAAAGAAAAAGGACTTCCCATACTCAGCCGTGCAGAGCTTCTTGGACAGATGATGAAAAACTATGAAAACTCCATAGCCGTATCCGGAACCCATGGAAAGACTACCACAACCTCCATGATAACGGAGATCCTTTTGGCAGCCGAAGCAGACCCTACCATATCGGTGGGCGGAATCTTAAATTCCATTGGCGGCAATATCCGGGTGGGAGGTCCAAGGCTGTTTGTAACGGAGGCCTGTGAATATACCAATAGCTTTCTGTCCTTTTTCCCCACAATGGAAGTGATCCTGAACATAGAGGCGGATCATCTTGATTTCTTTAAAGATATTAAGGATATCCGCCATTCCTTCCGCCTTTTCGCCGAAAAGCTTCCTCAAAACGGAACCCTGGTGATCAACAATGACATTGAGAGCAGAGAAGAGATCACAGAGGGACTGCCATGTAACGTGATCACCTTTGGCAAGAGGCCGGGAAGCAGATATCAGGCAGAAGCCATACGTTTTGATGAACTGGCAAGAGCAACGTTTGATTTAAAGGTGGACGGAAATGTTGTGGATACCGTGACACTTGGCGTTCCGGGAGAGCATAATGTGTATAATTCCCTGGCAGCAGCGGCAGTCTGTACAGAACTGGGAATTGACTTAGAGCTGATTAAAAAAGGGCTAAAGCGTTTTACCGGGACCAACCGGCGTTTTGAGAAAAAAGGAGAGCTGTCCGGCATTACCATCATTGATGATTATGCCCACCATCCCCAGGAGATCAAGGCGACCCTGGAAACGGCAAAGCACTATCCTCACAAAAAGCTGTGGGTGGCGTTCCAGCCCCATACTTATACCAGGACAAAAGCATTTCTGGAGGAATTTGCAGAGGCCCTGTCTCTGGCTGATGAGGTGATCCTGGCAGATATCTATGCGGCCCGGGAAGCGGATAATTTGGGAATCAGCTCCGGGGATATTGCGGAGAGGATAGAAAAAAGAGGGGTAAAAGCCCACTATTTTTCATCCTTTGATGAGATCGAAACATTTATTTTAGAAAATTGTATACACGGTGATTTGTTGATAACTATGGGGGCCGGAGATATAGTAAAAGTGGGAGAAAAGCTTTTAGGCTTATAG